One region of Neorhodopirellula lusitana genomic DNA includes:
- a CDS encoding ATP-dependent Clp protease ATP-binding subunit, with the protein MYERFTDRARKVMQLANQEAQRFNHEYIGTEHILLGLVKEGSGVAANVLKNLDVDLRKIRLEVEKLVQSGPEMVTVGKLPQTPRAKKVIEYSMEEARNLNHSYVGTEHILLGLLREQEGVAAQVLMNLGLKLEDVREEVLNLLGHGLEGAEVGERGGRSGDGESSSGGSSGSGKSGKSKTPALDSFGRDLTELAKKGELDPVIGREREIERAIQILCRRTKNNPVLLGEAGVGKTAIIEGFAQRVISGEVPEILAEKRIVVLDLAMMVAGTKYRGQFEERIKAVMTEVRRVKNTILFIDELHTLVGAGGAEGAIDAANVLKPALARGEIQCIGATTLDEYRKYIEKDNALARRFQEIMVEPTGKKETIEILKGLRERYEEHHRVQFTDDAIVAAVEMSERYITARCLPDKAIDVIDEAGARVRLRTMTRPPDLKEIDEEVETLNKEKEDAVANQDFEKAANLRDQAEKLRKKKDQITQEWREKSQQTDGVVDEEIIAEVVSKMTGIPLTRLSTEDSLRLLQMEEELHKRVVSQEQAVTAIAKAVRRSRSGLKDPKRPTGSFIFAGPTGVGKTLLAKSLAEYMFGDADALVHIDMSEYMEKHNVSRLIGAPPGFVGYEEGGQLTEKIRRRPYAVVLFDEIEKAHPDVFNMLLQVMEEGRLTDSFGRNVDFRNTILIMTTNAGAEAIKNEAAFGFAKPDGDASYESMKARVMDQIERVFRPEFLNRLDDTIIFRHLTTKDLKGVIDFELQKVRERLLERGLALELSEDAKEFLIKQGSNLDYGARPLRRALEQRIEDPLGEELLRGTFVGKDTIVIDVHRNDSGKVTRLNFEGETRGLPEPKEEEAVSASSSSSDEKEEPKS; encoded by the coding sequence TGCTCGGGTTGGTCAAAGAGGGCAGTGGCGTTGCAGCCAACGTACTGAAAAATCTCGACGTCGATTTGCGGAAGATCCGCCTCGAAGTCGAAAAGCTTGTCCAAAGCGGTCCCGAAATGGTGACCGTCGGCAAGCTGCCACAAACTCCACGTGCCAAGAAAGTCATCGAATACTCGATGGAAGAGGCACGCAACCTAAACCATTCTTACGTCGGCACCGAGCACATCCTGCTCGGCTTGTTGCGTGAACAGGAAGGCGTCGCCGCGCAAGTCCTGATGAATCTGGGCTTGAAGCTGGAAGACGTTCGCGAAGAAGTCCTGAACCTGCTTGGCCACGGCCTCGAAGGTGCCGAAGTCGGCGAACGCGGCGGTCGCTCCGGCGACGGCGAAAGCAGCTCCGGCGGAAGCTCGGGAAGCGGCAAGTCGGGCAAAAGCAAGACTCCAGCTCTGGACAGCTTTGGTCGAGACCTGACCGAACTCGCCAAGAAAGGTGAACTCGATCCAGTCATCGGACGCGAACGAGAAATCGAACGCGCCATCCAAATTCTTTGCCGCCGTACCAAGAACAACCCCGTGCTACTCGGGGAAGCCGGTGTCGGTAAGACCGCCATCATCGAAGGCTTCGCTCAACGCGTGATCAGCGGCGAAGTTCCTGAAATCTTGGCCGAAAAACGCATCGTCGTCTTGGACCTCGCGATGATGGTCGCCGGTACCAAATACCGCGGTCAATTCGAAGAACGCATCAAAGCGGTCATGACCGAAGTCCGTCGGGTCAAGAACACGATCCTATTCATCGACGAGCTCCACACCTTGGTGGGTGCCGGTGGTGCCGAAGGCGCAATCGACGCTGCCAACGTGCTCAAGCCAGCACTCGCACGGGGCGAAATCCAGTGCATCGGTGCGACCACGCTCGACGAGTACCGCAAGTACATCGAAAAGGACAACGCACTCGCTCGTCGTTTCCAAGAAATCATGGTCGAACCGACCGGAAAGAAGGAAACGATCGAGATCCTCAAGGGTCTTCGCGAACGCTACGAAGAACACCACCGCGTCCAGTTCACCGACGACGCGATCGTCGCCGCAGTGGAAATGAGCGAACGCTACATCACCGCCCGCTGCCTACCCGATAAGGCCATCGACGTGATCGATGAAGCCGGTGCTCGTGTGCGTCTTCGCACCATGACCCGTCCACCAGATTTGAAGGAAATCGACGAAGAAGTCGAAACCCTCAATAAGGAAAAAGAAGACGCGGTCGCGAACCAAGACTTCGAAAAAGCCGCCAACCTCCGTGATCAGGCCGAAAAACTTCGCAAGAAGAAAGACCAGATCACCCAGGAATGGCGTGAAAAGTCACAACAAACTGACGGTGTCGTCGATGAGGAAATCATCGCCGAAGTCGTTAGCAAGATGACGGGCATTCCGTTGACACGGCTTTCGACCGAAGACAGCTTGCGTCTGCTGCAAATGGAAGAGGAACTGCACAAGCGGGTCGTCAGCCAAGAGCAAGCGGTCACCGCAATCGCCAAGGCCGTTCGCCGCAGTCGCAGTGGATTGAAAGATCCTAAGCGGCCAACCGGCTCGTTCATCTTCGCCGGTCCCACCGGTGTTGGTAAAACGTTGCTTGCCAAGTCGCTTGCCGAATACATGTTCGGCGACGCCGATGCCCTCGTGCACATTGACATGTCCGAGTACATGGAAAAGCACAACGTTAGCCGTCTGATCGGGGCACCTCCCGGATTCGTCGGCTACGAAGAAGGCGGCCAGCTGACCGAAAAGATTCGCCGACGTCCGTACGCAGTGGTTCTGTTCGACGAAATCGAAAAGGCTCACCCCGACGTTTTCAACATGCTCTTGCAAGTCATGGAAGAAGGCCGTTTGACCGACTCGTTCGGCCGTAACGTCGACTTCCGGAACACGATCTTGATCATGACGACCAACGCTGGTGCCGAAGCGATCAAGAACGAAGCCGCATTCGGATTCGCTAAGCCTGACGGCGACGCCAGTTACGAATCGATGAAAGCTCGCGTGATGGATCAAATCGAACGCGTCTTCCGTCCTGAGTTCTTGAACCGTCTCGATGACACGATCATCTTCCGTCACCTGACGACCAAGGACCTCAAGGGTGTTATCGACTTCGAACTGCAAAAGGTACGCGAGCGATTACTCGAACGTGGCCTCGCACTCGAACTGTCCGAAGACGCCAAAGAGTTCTTGATCAAGCAAGGCAGCAACCTGGACTACGGGGCTCGTCCTCTGCGTCGTGCACTGGAACAACGCATCGAAGACCCACTCGGCGAAGAATTGCTGCGTGGCACCTTCGTCGGCAAGGACACGATCGTCATCGATGTCCACCGCAACGATTCCGGCAAGGTCACTCGCCTGAACTTCGAAGGCGAAACCCGCGGACTTCCTGAACCTAAGGAAGAAGAAGCGGTGTCCGCCAGCTCATCATCAAGCGACGAAAAAGAAGAACCCAAGTCCTAA